ACAGATGTCCCTACCCCAGGCAATGCTGAGAATGAACCTCCAGAGAAAGAGGGACTTTCCCCACCCCAAAGGACAACTGCAACCTTAGACCccagcagcccagcccctggcGAAGGGACCAGTGGGCGGAAGAGGCGGCGGGCACCACGGGTGGGGGCTTCATTGACTCCAGAACTGGCCCCAGTGCAGGTGGGAGCCGAGGGCTGGGGCCAAGGCGTGGTGAGAATCCTGGGCTGGGCTTTGGGGGATCTGGGACTGGGGAGGACTGGGCAGACTGGCAACAATGGGTTGATATCAGATAGGATAGAGGAGTTGGAAGATCAGGCTAGTGCTTGAAGAAAATGGCAACAGGAGAGGAAGTCAGCTGAGGGATGCTTATCAGTGCTGCCTGACCGTGGGAAGTGTAACCTAGGAAACCGGTGCCCATAGGCTGATCGCTGTTTGGTGGGCAGGCTCCTAGGTCTCCATATCCACTCACATCTTGTTTCTTGTCTTTTCAGATTAAGGTTGAGGAAGACTTTGGCTTTGAAGCAGATGAGGCCTTGGATTCGAGTTGGGTTTCCCGAGGGCCAGACAAATtgctaccctaccctaccctagcCAGCCCACCCTTTGACTAACCCTCTCTCCCCAATAAACAGATTGATTCCCCATGTACACTTGTCTAGCCCACTGTCTATTGCTCCCACCTCTGATCATACTCAGGTTCCAGGGCTGGAGGCCACCCTGGCTATACACTGAATTCCAGGTCACCCTATGCTACATATATGAGACAAAAgaaacctggggctggagagatggctcagtggttaagagcaccatctgctcttccagaggtcctgagttcagttgccagcaaccacatggtgaaatctgatgccctcttctggtgtgtctgaagacagtgactatgtactcatataaataagtaaacctTTAGGTAAAGATTGTGGGGTTATtagttttcacatttttattggaGAGCAACAGGGAAGGGGCCTCTTCCATCAGCTAAGCATTCATAAGTTCTTCAGCCATTCCAAGCTTGGACCCTGAGGATCCTGTGGGTGGCTGGGCACATCAGGCATGTTCCCATTATCTCTCAGAGGTACTGCAAAACAGAAGGATGAGCCACTAAGACCAGCAGATCTCCAGGGTCCTGTAGAAAACAGCTGGTTTGTCTATATTCCAGGTGAGAATGGAAAGTAAGGGCCAGAGATTGAGCAGAAGCAAAGACACAGGGAAATGAGGGCGATATCTCCAACAGGGAGAGAGGAACCTGGAGAAGAACAGAAATCTGGAGAAACTCAAAACCTGTTATGGTAAAAGTGTGGGCAAAGAACATTTCAATGCATCAAGGACTCTCCTACACAGATatgtctgcccctccccccaacacaggTCCCTGCTCACCTGGGTAGTTGTAGGGCGTGGCCCTGTTGATCATGCTAGCATACTTGGTGTAGGGGCTAATCATGGGCATAATTATGGCTgtggagaaagacaaacagaagacccCAGGATGAAGACGCTGtccaggggtggggaaggggtagAAACAGCCCTGGCAAAAGGGAGTGGGAAAAGGCCAGCACAACCAGTAGGGCCCTTTGTTGGGTCCTTAGCTTCCCACCATCCCCACTTAACATAGGTCAATATAAATCCTGAGAGTGGGGAGTAGCATAGAGGTTGGAGACAAGCACTCAGGAACACATGAGGCCCAAAGGCTGGTCACAGATTGACAGCTTTTAGATTAGCCCATGTGGACAAGAGTCTTCGGGAGTGGAGGGGGGATGTAACGGGCTAGTGTTGCCGAAATAAGTTAATAGCCACATGTTAAATTCACATTTCAACTACACATGTTAAGGG
This genomic stretch from Arvicanthis niloticus isolate mArvNil1 chromosome 30, mArvNil1.pat.X, whole genome shotgun sequence harbors:
- the Ndufa3 gene encoding NADH dehydrogenase [ubiquinone] 1 alpha subcomplex subunit 3 isoform X1: MAGRISTFLKNAWAKEPVLVVSFTVWGLAIIMPMISPYTKYASMINRATPYNYPGSSLPVGDIALISLCLCFCSISGPYFPFSPGI
- the Ndufa3 gene encoding NADH dehydrogenase [ubiquinone] 1 alpha subcomplex subunit 3 isoform X2 — encoded protein: MAGRISTFLKNAWAKEPVLVVSFTVWGLAIIMPMISPYTKYASMINRATPYNYPVPLRDNGNMPDVPSHPQDPQGPSLEWLKNL